Proteins from a genomic interval of Ptychodera flava strain L36383 chromosome 7, AS_Pfla_20210202, whole genome shotgun sequence:
- the LOC139136959 gene encoding C-type lectin BPL-like isoform X1 → MLRWICNVIMWLSLAFLLTLTYVQGQLTECPASGGWFEWSPIGGDPACYRCFTNEEEWEKANNICRTYGGFLASVHSRQENDQILDVCPGVYDLWIGLNDRDWEGDWVWSDRTDVVYLNWDPGEPDGKSRGLFNSDVHCTAQRNEGILPGGKGWEDEDCGDKKKFVCKVMLDK, encoded by the exons Atg TTGCGTTGGATCTGTAATGTGATAATGTGGTTATCACTGGCGTTCCTACTGACCTTGACCTATGTTCAAGGTCAATTAACAG AATGTCCAGCCAGCGGAGGATGGTTTGAATGGTCCCCGATTGGAGGTGACCCGGCCTGTTACCGTTGCTTTACCAACGAAGAGGAGTGGGAAAAGGCCAACAACATCTGCAGGACCTACGGAGGGTTCCTCGCCTCAGTTCACAGCCGGCAGGAAAACGATCAAATTCTTGACGTCTGTCCAGGAGTCTATGATCTCTGGATCGGCTTGAACGACAGGGATTGG GAAGGAGATTGGGTGTGGTCGGACCGCACAGACGTGGTATATCTGAACTGGGATCCTGGCGAGCCCGACGGCAAATCCAGGGGACTGTTCAACAGCGATGTTCATTGTACTGCCCAACGCAATGAAGGTATTCTGCCTGGAG GTAAAGGCTGGGAGGATGAAGACTGTGGCGATAAAAAGAAATTCGTCTGCAAGGTGATGCTGGATAAGTAA
- the LOC139136962 gene encoding C-type lectin LmsL-like has translation MLYRVLSLLFIVWEVSAVYYEAEDKYSSSVCPQYWYPYKDSCYRFFDYEVNWSLAESECRLYGFNSHLVSIHSVDENDFVFAFQGGFNNMWIGLNDAAETGTYRWSDGSPFDFYTWQPDQPDHSCGLRCSSDCVEMAAWSSYSDRWNDEDCDQNRRFICKQPQTLA, from the exons ATGCTGTACAGGGTGCTTAGTTTGCTTTTCATCGTCTGGGAAGTCAGTGCCGTGTATTACGAGGCAGAAGACA AGTATTCCAGCTCAGTATGTCCTCAGTATTGGTATCCCTACAAGGACAGCTGCTACAGGTTCTTCGACTACGAGGTGAACTGGTCGTTGGCGGAATCTGAATGCAGGCTCTACGGATTCAACTCTCACCTGGTCTCCATCCACAGCGTGGACGAGAACGACTTTGTGTTCGCCTTCCAAGGCGGCTTCAACAACATGTGGATCGGTTTGAACGATGCCGCGGAG ACAGGAACCTATCGGTGGTCAGATGGAAGCCCATTCGATTTTTACACCTGGCAGCCTGACCAACCAGATCATAGCTGTGGTCTCCGCTGTAGTTCAGACTGTGTAGAAATGGCTGCCTGGAGCAGTTATT CCGATAGATGGAATGACGAGGATTGCGACCAAAACAGAAGATTTATCTGCAAACAACCACAAACTCTTGCTTAG
- the LOC139136959 gene encoding C-type lectin BPL-like isoform X2 — translation MWLSLAFLLTLTYVQGQLTECPASGGWFEWSPIGGDPACYRCFTNEEEWEKANNICRTYGGFLASVHSRQENDQILDVCPGVYDLWIGLNDRDWEGDWVWSDRTDVVYLNWDPGEPDGKSRGLFNSDVHCTAQRNEGILPGGKGWEDEDCGDKKKFVCKVMLDK, via the exons ATGTGGTTATCACTGGCGTTCCTACTGACCTTGACCTATGTTCAAGGTCAATTAACAG AATGTCCAGCCAGCGGAGGATGGTTTGAATGGTCCCCGATTGGAGGTGACCCGGCCTGTTACCGTTGCTTTACCAACGAAGAGGAGTGGGAAAAGGCCAACAACATCTGCAGGACCTACGGAGGGTTCCTCGCCTCAGTTCACAGCCGGCAGGAAAACGATCAAATTCTTGACGTCTGTCCAGGAGTCTATGATCTCTGGATCGGCTTGAACGACAGGGATTGG GAAGGAGATTGGGTGTGGTCGGACCGCACAGACGTGGTATATCTGAACTGGGATCCTGGCGAGCCCGACGGCAAATCCAGGGGACTGTTCAACAGCGATGTTCATTGTACTGCCCAACGCAATGAAGGTATTCTGCCTGGAG GTAAAGGCTGGGAGGATGAAGACTGTGGCGATAAAAAGAAATTCGTCTGCAAGGTGATGCTGGATAAGTAA
- the LOC139136152 gene encoding C-type lectin-like — protein MALTLFFAVLMISVFTAASKEDVSPNNVCPDYWYPDNGNCYRLIACPMTFVKAEAECRLFGPESHIASIHNEQENDFVFTFQGSFVNMWIGLHDNEQEHVFQWTDDSPLGYQNWHAGQPDHSCGLLCEGHCAQFDVKSESFTKWSLDDCSSEKMFVCKQPMP, from the exons ATGGCGTTGACTCTATTCTTTGCGGTTTTGATGATCAGCGTTTTCACTGCCGCTTCCAAGGAAGATG TCAGCCCGAATAATGTGTGTCCGGATTATTGGTACCCTGACAACGGCAACTGTTACCGCCTCATCGCCTGCCCTATGACCTTTGTCAAAGCCGAAGCCGAATGCAGACTGTTCGGCCCCGAATCACATATAGCATCCATACACAACGAGCAAGAGAACGACTTCGTCTTTACATTCCAGGGCAGTTTTGTGAACATGTGGATCGGCTTGCACGACAACGAACAG GAACACGTTTTCCAGTGGACTGACGACTCTCCCCTGGGGTATCAAAACTGGCATGCCGGCCAACCTGATCACAGTTGTGGACTGCTGTGTGAGGGTCACTGTGCCCAGTTTGATGTGAAGAGCGAATCCT TTACGAAATGGAGTTTGGACGATTGCAGTTCCGAGAAAATGTTCGTCTGTAAACAGCCAATGCCTTAA
- the LOC139136960 gene encoding C-type Lectin CRL-like encodes MWLSLVFLLTFACVQGQLTQCPGGWEEWSPIGGPSACYRCFTNEEEWEKANNICKQYNGFLASIHSRQENDKILSVCPESYDLWIGYNDKELAGNWVWADSSEVSYTNWDSGEPDGNSRGIGIGDGMINCAAQRNEGILPGGKGWEDEECTSKKRFTCKVMLN; translated from the exons ATGTGGTTGTCTTTGGTTTTCTTGCTAACATTTGCCTGCGTTCAAGGCCAACTGACAC AATGCCCGGGAGGCTGGGAGGAGTGGTCCCCCATCGGAGGACCCAGTGCCTGCTATCGCTGCTTCACCAACGAAGAGGAGTGGGAGAAGGCCAACAACATCTGCAAGCAATATAACGGCTTCCTGGCGTCGATCCACAGCCGgcaagaaaatgacaaaatcctTAGCGTCTGTCCGGAAAGCTACGATCTCTGGATTGGATACAACGACAAAGAATTG GCTGGTAACTGGGTCTGGGCAGATTCGAGTGAAGTAAGCTACACAAACTGGGATTCTGGTGAACCCGATGGTAATTCAAGGGGTATTGGTATCGGTGATGGCATGATCAATTGTGCAGCCCAAAGAAACGAAGGCATTCTTCCAGGAG GTAAAGGTTGGGAAGACGAGGAATGTACAAGTAAGAAGAGATTCACGTGCAAGGTCATGCTTAACTAA
- the LOC139136151 gene encoding alpha-N-acetylgalactosamine-specific lectin-like has protein sequence MLSNGTLLILLGFVAVAASQTKCPDTWSSFGGSCYSFMDVKYDWNKAESFCKSLGGHLASIHSRQENEFVAALPPSSQSFWIGLNDKDWESEFVWSDGDSVVYTNWSNGEPDDRRGQDCAAIDPTFTSASSWDDEDCTNQYTFVCKMTV, from the exons ATGCTTTCTAATGGTACTCTACTAATCCTGCTTGGATTTGTAGCTGTTGCAG CTTCCCAAACCAAGTGTCCAGACACGTGGTCCTCCTTCGGTGGTAGCTGTTACTCGTTTATGGACGTTAAGTACGACTGGAACAAGGCAGAGTCGTTCTGCAAAAGCCTGGGCGGTCACCTGGCTTCCATCCATAGTCGTCAAGAAAACGAGTTTGTCGCTGCCTTGCCGCCTTCCAGCCAGTCTTTTTGGATCGGACTGAACGACAAGGATTGG GAATCTGAGTTTGTCTGGAGTGATGGCGACAGCGTGGTGTACACTAACTGGTCTAATGGTGAACCAGACGATCGCAGGGGCCAAGACTGCGCCGCCATCGACCCTACTTTTACTTCAG CCAGCTCTTGGGACGACGAAGACTGTACAAATCAATACACCTTTGTCTGCAAGATGACAGTTTAG
- the LOC139136958 gene encoding C-type lectin BPL-like: MWLPLALLLTLAYVQGQLTECPTSGGWQEWAPVGGEPACYRCFTNEEEWDKANNICKTYGGALASVHSRQENDQILDVCPGVYDLWIGLNDRDWEGDWVWSDRSEVVYLNWDSGEPDGNSRGLFNNDVHCAAQRNEGILPGGKGWEDEDCFEKKKFTCKVMLNQS; this comes from the exons ATGTGGTTACCACTTGCCCTTCTGCTGACATTGGCCTACGTTCAAGGTCAACTAACCG AATGCCCTACTAGCGGCGGCTGGCAGGAATGGGCCCCTGTAGGCGGCGAACCGGCCTGTTACCGCTGTTTTACCAACGAAGAAGAGTGGGATAAGGCCAACAACATCTGCAAGACCTATGGGGGCGCCCTTGCCTCAGTTCACAGCCGGCAGGAAAACGATCAAATTCTTGATGTCTGTCCAGGGGTCTATGATCTCTGGATCGGTTTGAACGACAGGGATTGG GAAGGAGATTGGGTCTGGTCTGACCGTAGTGAAGTTGTCTATTTGAACTGGGATTCTGGCGAACCTGACGGGAATTCCAGAGGATTGTTTAACAACGATGTACACTGCGCTGCTCAACGTAATGAAGGCATCCTTCCCGGAG GTAAAGGCTGGGAAGACGAGGACTGCTTCGAAAAAAAGAAATTCACCTGCAAGGTGATGCTGAATCAGAGTTAA